The following proteins come from a genomic window of Ilumatobacter coccineus YM16-304:
- a CDS encoding cysteine hydrolase family protein: MSTLTDRDRTALVVIDMQQAVVANGHEVERVVANIDTLIARARSGDTPVIWVQHADDEMPSGSAGWEFVPELAPASGEAIIAKRFGDSFEETDLESTLSDLGVGRLIVTGAQTDACVRSTLHGAVARGYDTVLVGDAHTTEDMREWGSPLSPEQAIAYTNMYWNFTAAPGRTCATVTTDEVDFAT, encoded by the coding sequence ATGAGCACGCTGACCGACCGAGACCGCACGGCCCTCGTGGTCATCGACATGCAGCAGGCCGTCGTCGCGAACGGTCACGAGGTCGAACGCGTCGTGGCGAACATCGACACGCTGATCGCCCGAGCTCGTTCGGGCGACACACCCGTCATCTGGGTGCAGCACGCCGACGACGAGATGCCGTCCGGCTCTGCGGGCTGGGAGTTCGTGCCCGAGCTCGCGCCGGCCAGTGGCGAGGCGATCATCGCGAAACGGTTCGGCGACTCGTTCGAGGAGACCGACCTCGAATCGACGTTGAGCGACCTCGGCGTCGGACGCCTGATCGTGACCGGCGCGCAGACCGACGCGTGCGTGCGGTCGACGCTGCACGGAGCGGTTGCGCGCGGCTACGACACCGTCCTCGTCGGCGATGCCCACACGACCGAAGACATGCGCGAGTGGGGTTCCCCGCTCAGCCCCGAACAGGCGATCGCGTACACCAACATGTACTGGAACTTCACCGCCGCGCCCGGCCGGACGTGCGCCACCGTCACCACCGACGAGGTCGACTTCGCGACCTGA